Below is a window of Trueperaceae bacterium DNA.
AGGGGGGTCGTCGGGACGGCGGCGTCCGACGCGTCGGTCGGACTCGTCGGAGGGGCGGGTTGGGCCCCGCCGACGCCCGCGATCAGGGCGGCGAGCGCGACCGCCCGCACGGCGGCCCGCAGCCCCGCCGTCACGGGCCGCGGGTGGGGGGCCGGGGTGCGGGTCCGGGGGGGCGACGCCATGCGTCACGGTACCGCACGCGCGGCGCCGCTCGCGGGGCGTGCGCGGCCCCAGGGGGCGCCTGGGGGGCGCGTGCGGGGTTGCTATGCTCCGCGCATGGAGGAGGCGCAGCAGCTGGCGTTCGTCGCCCCGTTCGACGGGGAGGACGTCGGCTGGCACGTCACCGACGTCGGGGAGGACGGCGGACGCGTGGCGTTGGCGCCGCACGTGCGGGCGGCGGCCTTGCAGGCGCGCCTCGATGCGGTCGTCGGGCCGAGCGGGTGGTCGTTCGCGGTGCGTCCTTGGGGGGACGGGGCGCTCGCGGCGGAGCTGCGCGTCGGGGACGTCACGCGCAGCGCCGTCGTGGCGGTCCGAGGCCGCCCCGGCCTGGCGGAGGACCGGGGGGAGGCGGCGACGGGGGCGGCCTGGACCGCCGCGGCCGCCGGGTTCGGGGTGCGGGTCCCGGTGACGGTGGTGGGGGACGCGTGGGTGGACGCCGACCCCGCGACGGGCGAGCCGCTGTACCCGCCCGAGACCGACGACGTGCCGCCCGACGCCGCGGCGGACCTCCGGGCCGACCCCGGGGCCGCCCCCGCGGAGGCGTCGGAGGGGGCGGATGCGGGGGAGGACGACGTCGCGCGGGGGGCGCGGCCGTTGGCGGCGACCGCCGCCGCCGGCGACGCGGTCGACGCGAAGCCGGAGGTGCAGCGCTGGATCGACAAGCTCGTCGACCGGCTGAGCGAGGAGGGGTTGGGGGTGGAGGCCGCCCGGTTGGTGGCGCAGGCGGGTGGGTACGGCGGGGACGTCGAGGCGAGCCGCGCGCTGTACGCGTCGCTGCGCGACCTCCTCGTCGAGCGCGGTCGCGGGGCGTGATCAAGCTCGTCGCGATCGGGGACGTGCACGCCCGCTTCGAGGTCCTCTGGCGTGCCCTGCGGGCGACGGGGGCGGCGACCGCGGCGTACGAACCGAGCGACGCGGTGATCGAGGGGCGCATCGAGGTGGTCTGTACCGGCGACCTGGTGCACCCGAAGAACGCCGCGGCGTACGGCGCGCTGGTGGGGGTGACGCGCTTCGATCCGGGCGACCAGGAGCACCTGCGGCGGGCCGCGCGGGTGCAGGTGCGGGAGCTACGGCGGGTGCGGCGCTTCGTCGACGCCGCGCAGGGGCACGTCACGATCACGCTCGGGAATCACGACGACGCCGTCGTGCCGCCCCGCCGGGCGCTCGGGAGCGGCCGCATGCCGCACGCGGAGTTCGATCCGGAGCGGGGTGGGGAGGCGTTGCCGGACGACCTGGTGGCGTGGTTCGCGTCGTTCCCGCGCGCCTGGTCGCGGGACGGGGTGCAGGTGGCGCACGCCGGCCCCACGCCGGGCATGCAGACGTTCGACGACTTCTTCTACGGCGATCCCGCCGTCAAGACCTGGTGGTACGCCACGCCCGACCTGGTGCGGCAGACCGGACACCGGTTCGGCGTGTACGGCCACACCGTGATGCGCGACGGGATCCACCTCGATGCGGCGGCGGGCGTCGCGATGATCGATGCGTTGGATCGCGGGGAGGTGCTCGAGGCGATGCTCGATGCCGACCGCCTCGACGTGCGCGTCACGACCGTCTGAGGGGGCGTGCCGGGGCGTCGCTACAGGGCGTAGCCGCCCTGCGGGTCGTCGCGCACGAGTTCGCCGCCGCGCAGCACGAGGGTGCGGCGGCGGAGGCGATCGACGAGCTCCCTCGAGTGCGTCGCGACGAGGATCGTGGTGCCGCGGATGTTGACGTCGTTCAGCAGCTCCAGGATCTCCCAACTCGTGTCGGGATCGAGGTTCCCCGTCGGTTCGTCGCACAGCAGCAGCGGCGGGTTCGTCACCAACGCCCGACCGATGGAGACGCGTTGTTGTTCGCCCATCGAGAGTTCGATCGGGTAGGCCTTGCGCTTGTGCGCCAAACCGACCTGGCGCAGCACCTGCAGGGCGCGCTGTTCCAGGTTCCCGCGGGTCCCCGACGCGCGGAGGGCGAACTCGAGGTTCTCCAGCGCCGAGAGGTTCGGCAGCAGCGCGTGGTCCTGGAACACCATGCCGATCGCGCGGCGCAGCAGCGGGAGGCGGCGTTCGGGGAGGCGGGCGAGGTCCTGCCCGCTGACCGAGACGCGTCCCTCGGTGGGCAGCATCTGGCGGAGCATCAGCGACAGGAGCGTCGATTTGCCCGCGCCGCTGTGCCCCGTGACGTACACGAATTCGCCCTTGCGGACCTCGAAGTCGACGTCCTTCAGGGCGTGCACGTGCGTGCGCGGGAAGGTCTTCGTGACCCGCTCGAAGCGCACGACCGCCACCCTCAACCCCCGTTCGAGAGCGTCGCGACGGCGTCGCGGAGCCGCACCCAGGCGGCGTCGGCGTCGAGGTCGACGCCGACGCTCGCGGTGGCGGGGAGGCGGTCGGCGATCTCGCGTTGGTCGCAGAGCGTCATGCCGCGCGTGTGCCGGCCTGCGGTCTCGACCCGGACGTGGAGCGCTTCGGTGTCGAACAGCTCCGGGTCGCTCACGAGCAGGACCGCGAGCGGGTCGTGCATCGGGGCGGACGCCAGGCCGCTGCGGCGTTCGTACGCGCCGAGGAACGCCTCGAGCAACTCCGCGGCGAACGTCGCGACCTCGCCGCCGGCGGCGCGAAGCTCCGCGACGTGGGGCGCCCCGAGGCGGAAGCGGTGCGTGAGGTCGAGGCCGGCCATGAGGATGCGCGCGCCGCTCTCGAAGGTCGCGGCGGCCGCCTCGGGGTCGGCGAGGATGTTGAACTCCGCGGCGGGGGTGGTGTTCCCGAACGTGCGCGAGCCGCCCATGACCGAGATCCCCTTCAGGCGGCGGGGCAGGTCGGGATCGAGGCGGAGGGCGAGGGCGACGTTCGTGAGGGGGCCGGTCGCAACGAGCCACAGGCCGCCCTGCGCCTCCTCGCGTTTCGCGGCGGCCACGATTGCCTCCGCGGCGGGGGTCGCGTCGACGGGGCTGCGGGGGGTGCGTGGGGCGGGCCCCGCGAGGCCGCTGGCGCCGTGGATGTCGGGGGCGTGGAGCGGTTCGCCGACCAGGGGGCCGGCGGCGCCGCGGTGGAGCGGCGCGTCGAGGCGCGCCAGGTCCCGAATCACGCGGGCGTTGTGGGTGGTGGCGTCGAGCCCGACGTTGCCGGACACGGTGCTGAGGCCGACGAGGTCGGTGTGGACGGCGGCGTAGAACAACGCGAAGGCGTCGTCGTGCCCCGGGTCGCCGTCCCACCAGACCCGGGGGCGGGCCCCGGGGGCGGCGCTCACGCGTCGTCCTCGGCGCCGCCCCCGTCGCGCACGTCGTTTCCGTCGAGCAGGTCCTCTTCGTCGAACAGTGGGGCGGCGTCGGGCGCGTCGGCCGGGGGCGCGTCGGTCGGGACGGCGTCGGTCGGGGCCTGCGCCGTCGCCGCGTCGCGGGGGACGGCGGGCACGGCGGAGGCGGCCTCCGCGGCGTTGACCTCCTCGCCGACCTCGTCGATCTGGTCCTCGGCCAGCATGACGAGCGCCGAGACGACGCGGTCGGCGGCCCCGAGCTTCATGATCGTCACGCCCTGGCTGGAGCGACCGTAGCTGCTGACCTGCCCGACGGTCGTGCGGATGACGGTGCCGCCCTCGGAGAGGCACAACAGCTCTTCGTCGCCGGTCGTCGGGGTGAGGCTGACGAGCGGGCCGGTCCGTCCCGTGACGCGGAGCGTGATGACGCCCACGCCGCCCCGCCCGCGCCGCGGGTACTCGCTCACCGGCGTGCGTTTGCCGTAGCCGCGTTCGCTGACGGCGAGGAGTTGGGTGGCGTCTTCGTCGCTGGGCGCGATCGTCGCGAGGCTGACGACGGCGTCGTCGTCGCGGAGGCGGATGCCGATCACGCCCTGCGTGGCGCGGCCGGTTTCGCGGGCGGCGCTCTCCTCGAAGCGGATCGCCTGCCCGTCGCGGGTCGCGAGCACCACGTCGTGTTCGCCCTCCGTCATGCGGACCGCGACGAGTTCGTCGCCCTCGACGAGGTTGATGGCGATCAGGCCGGCGACGTTGATGTTGGCGTAGTCCCGGATCGCGGTGCGTTTGATGAGGCCGCGCCGCGTCGCGAAGACGAAGTACCCGTCGCGCTCGAAGTCGGGGATGGCGAGGACCGTCTGGACGGTCTCGTCGTCCTCGAGCGGGAGGATGTTGCGGATGTGGCTGCCGCGCGCGGCGCGTTCCGCTTCGGGCAGGTCGTAGATCTTCTCCCGGTAGACGCGCCCCCGGTCGGTGAAGAACGCCAGGTAGTCGTGCGTCGAGCCGACCAGCAGCAGGTCGTTGACGTCGTCCTCCTTCGCCTGCTGGCCCTTCACGCCCTTCCCGCCGCGCCCCTGCGCGCGGTAGGCGGACAGCGGCGTGCGCTTGAGGTACCCGCCGCGCGTGAGGGTGACGACCATCGCCGCTTCGGCGATCAGGTCCTCCTTGCCGATCTCGTCGGACAGGACCCCGATCTGGGTGCGGCGTTCGTCCCCGAACCGCCGTTGCACCTCCCGCAGTTCGCTTTCCACGACGCCCCAGAGTTCGTTCTCGTCACCGAGGATCGCCTTGAGTCGCGCGATGGTCTGCTGCAGCTCGGCGTACTCCTCCTCGATCTTCTGCCGTTCGAGGCCGGTGAGGCGCTGCAGGCGCATGTCGAGCACCGCCTGCGCCTGCGCTTCGCTCAGCCCGAAGCGCTCCATGAGCCCTTCGCGGGCGGTCGACGCGTCGGGGGAGTTGCGGATGAGGGTGATGACCTCGTCGAGGTTGTCGAGGGCGATGAGGTAGCCCTCGAGGACGTGCGCGCGTTCCTCGGCCTTGCGGAGTTCGAAGGCGCTACGGCGCTCGACGACCTCGGCGCGGTGGTCGAGGTAGTGCCGCATCGTGTCCTTGAGGGACAACAGCTTCGGGGACCGCCCGACGATGAGGACGTTGTTGATCGCGAAGGTGCTCTGCAGCTGGGTGTACTTGTACAGCTGGTTGAGGACCAGTTCGGGGAGGGCGCCGCGCTTGAGTTCGAACACGATGCGCATGCCCTGCCGGTCGGACTCGTCGCGAATGTTCGAGATCGTGTCGATCTTGCCGTCGCGCACGAGCTTCGCCGCGGTCTGGATGAGGCTGGTCTTGTTGACCTGGTAGGGGATCTCGGTGACGACGATCTGCGGTTTCTTGTCGCCCTTCTCGATGCGGACGCGGCCGCGCACGCGGATCGACCCGCGCCCGGTTTCGTACGCCTGGCGGATCCCCTCGTGCCCGATGATCCCGCCGGTCGGGAAGTCGGGGCCCTTGACGTGCTCCATCAGCGCGTCGAGCGACAGGTTCTTGTCGTGGATCAACGCCACGAGCCCGTCGACGATCTCGGTCAGGTTGTGCGGCGCGATGTTCGTCGCCATCCCGACGGCGATGCCGGACGCGCCGTTGACCAGCAGGTTCGGCAGCGACGAGGGCAGGACCTCCGGCTCGCTCGTGGTGCCGTCGAAGTTCTCGAGGACGTCGACGGTCTCCTTGTCGATGTCCTCGAGCAGGGTCTCGGCGACCTTCGTGAGGCGTGCTTCGGTGTAGCGGTAGGCGGCGGCGGGGTCGCCGTCGATCGAGCCGAAGTTCCCCTGGCCGTCGATCAGCGGGTAGCGCACGTTCCACGGTTGCGCCATGCGGACCATCGCCTCGTACACGGCGGAGTCGCCGTGCGGGTGGTACTTCTTGATGACCTCGCCGACGACCCCGGCGCTCTTGGAGTACTTGCGGTTGCTGGCGAGCCCCTCCTGATCCATCGCGTAGAGGATGCGGCGCTGCACCGGCTTGAGGCCGTCGCGGACGTCGGGCAGCGCCCGGTCGACGATGACCGACATGGCGTAGTTGATGAAACTCGTTTTGATCTCGTCCGTCAGCGCGACGGACACCACGTGACCTTCGTTCAAGGGGAAGCCTCCTTCGACGTGCGCCCGGCGGCGCGACGCCGCGGATGTCCTTCGAGTGTACCACCCCCACCGCCCGCACGGGCCCGACCGGGGGCGCGAGGACGCGTCCCCGACGGCGCTTCTCCCGGACGCCCCCGGTCCGGGGAGGGGGCCGACGCGTGGTAGCGTCCCGGCCATGATCGACCGCTACGCCACCCCCGAGATGCGCGAGCGCTGGAGCGACCGCGCGCGGCTGCGTCGCTGGTGGCGGGTCGAACTCGCCGCCGTCCGCGCCTGGGAGGCGCGCGGCGACGTGCCCGCCGGCACCGCCGACGCCCTCGACGCCGCCGAACGCGCCCACCCGCTCGACGACGCCTTCGTCGCGCGCGTCGCGGAGATCGAGCGCGACACCCGCCACGACGTCGTCGCCTTCACCCGCGCCCTCTCCGAACGGTTCGGGGCGGACGCCCGCTGGATCCACATGGGCCTCACCTCCACCGACGTCGTCGACACCGCGCAGAACCTCGCGCTCGTCGACGCGATCGACGACGTCGCCGCCGACCTCGCCGCGGTCCGCGCGCAGCTGCGGACCCTCGCCGACCGCCATCGCGACACCCTCACGATCGGCCGTAGCCACGGCGTGCACGCCGAACCCATGCCGTTCGGCGTGAAGTGGCTCGGGTTCGACGCCGCCGCGGAGCGCGACGAGGGGCGCCTCGCCCGCGCGCGGGAGGCGGTCGGCGTCGCGATGTTGTCGGGGTCGGTCGGGACGTACGCGCACGTCCCACCGGACGTCGAGGCGCACGCCGCCGCCGCCCTCGACCTGACGCCCGACCCCCTCAGCACGCAGGTCGTGGCGCGCGACCGGCACGCGGAGCTGCTGAGCGCGTTGGCGCTCGTGGGCACGACGATCGAGCGCATCGCGCTCGAGGTCCGCCACCTCCAACGCAGCGACGTCCGCGAGGTGCGCGAGGGGTTCGCGCCCGGCCAGACCGGGTCGTCCTCGATGCCGCACAAGAAGAACCCGATCGCGTCGGAGAACCTGACCGGCGTCGCGCGCCTCCTGCGGGGCTTCGTCGGTCCCGCCCTCGAGGACGTCGCGCTGTGGCACGAGCGCGACATCAGCCACAGCTCCGTCGAGCGGGTGGTGCTGCCCGACGCGACGACCCTCGCGAGCTACGCCCTGCGCCGCACCGCGACGCTGCTCGAACGGCTGGTGGTCGACGCCGCCCGCATGCGCGCGAACGTCGACGCCCTGCACGGCCTCGTGTACAGCCAAGCGGCGCTGCACGCCCTGCTGCGGACCGGCCTGACGCGGGAACGCGCCTACGACCTCGTCCAGCGCGCCGCCCTCCGCGCGTGGGAGGGGGAGGGCACGCTGCAGGACCTGCTCGCCGCCGACCCCGACGTGACCCTCACCGACGCCGAGCTCGCGGCGGCGTTCGACCCCGCGCCGTACCTCGCGCACGTCGACGCCCTCTACGCGAGGCGGGGCCTCCCGCGGGAGGGCGCGTGACGTTCGCGGCCGCCCCCCTCGACGGCGTGACGCTGGACCGCGACGCCGCGGAACCCCGGTGGCGCGCCACGTACGCGCCGGGCGACGCGGCGCCCGCCGCCCGCCTGTTCGGCGCCTGCGACGCCGCGGGCGTCGCGACCGCCTTCGGCGAGCGCGACGGGGACGTCCTCCTGGGGCGCGCCGCCGCGTCCGAGGCGCCCCACGTCCTGGGGGCGGTCGTCCGCAACCGCGCCGCCGGCGCCTTCGCGGCGCGGTACGGCGTCGAGGTCGGTCGCGACCTCGACCCGCGCGTCGTCGAGTGGCGGCTCGAGGTGGCGGCCCTCGGTCGGCCGCTCTGCAACGACGCGACCGCCGTCGCGATCGGCGCGGTGGACGAGCACGACCTCGAGGGGGCGTGGGAGGCGAGCGTCGCGGTGAACGAGGCGCTCGGCCCGTGGCTGGAGGCGCGAGGTCTCGACCTCGCGGAGCTGGCGCTCCGTTTCGCCCGAGGCGAGGACGGCGCATGGGTCGTGCTCGGGCCGTTCACGCCCGCCTCGCTCACGCTGTGGGACCTGGACGCCGACGAGGACGCCACGCCCGTCCCGCGCGACGTCGCCGCCGCCCGGATCCTGGAGGATCCGGCGTGAGCGTCCGGACGCGGGCCCACGTCACCCTCGCGGCGCGGGCCGGCGCCCCGGATCCCGACGCCGACGCCGCCCGCGCCGCCCTGCGCGCGGTCGGTGCCGACGGCGTCCTCGACGTCGCGGCGGGCCGCATCGTGGTGTTCGACCTCGCGGGCGCGCCGGAGGCGGTCGCCGGCGAGGTCCGGCGCCTCGCCGACGCCCTGGTGCGCGATCCCGAGCTCGAGGTCGCCGACGTCGCGCTCGAGGCGCTGGATCCGGACGCCCCCGACGCCCTCGGGGCGGAGGGGGTGCAGGCGGACGGGTTCGAGACGGACGGTTCCGAGGCGGACGGTTCCCAGGCAGAGGCGCCCGACGGGGCCCGGCCCGACGGCGGGGCGACGTGAGCGACGCGCCGTACGAGGCGGTCGTGCCGGCCGACGGCAGGCGGGTCGGGCGGGCCTTGTTCGTGCACGGCTTCGCCGAGCACGCCGGCCGCTACCGCCCCTTCGCCGAACGTCTCGCCGCCGCTGGCGTCGAAACGACGCTGCTGGACCTCCCGGGCCACGGACGGAGTCCCGGGCCCCGCGGACGCATCGACGACGCCGAGGCGCTCGTGGACCGGCTCGCGGCCCGCCTGGCGGACCTCGGGCGGGACGGCACGCCCGTCGCCGCCCTCGGCCACAGTTTCGGGGGGGCGCTCCTCCTGCGCGCCGCCCAACGCCCCGGGCACGACACGCGCATCGTGGCGGTCACCGGCCCCTACCTCGCGAGCGCCCTCGCGACGCCCGCGTGGCTGCTGGCGCTCGTGGGCGCCGCCTCCCGGGTCGCGCCGGGCCTCCGGACCCGCCCCGTCCCGTCCGGCACCGTCTCGGGCGTCCGCGACGAGGTGGAGGCGTACGACCGCGACCCGCTCGTCGATCGGGGCGGCGTCCGCCTTGCGTCGCTCCGGGAGTTGCACGCCCTCGGGCCCCGCGTCCTCGCCGATGCGGCACGGACCCGCGTCCCGGTCGTGATCGTCCACGGTGCCGACGACGCCCTCGCCGCGGTCGAAGGGAGTCGCGCCTTCGCCGCCGCCTCCGGCGCGGCGGAGGTGGACCTGCACGTCGTCCCGAACGGCGCGCACGACCTGCTGCACGACGTCGCGGCGACGGACGTCGCCGCGCGGCTCCTGCAGGCGGTGCGGGCGGCGGGCGTGGCCCGCCCGAGCGGGGCGGCGGCGCCCGGCTAGGGGGCGGGCGCCTCGAACACGAGGCACTTCAGGTACCGCCCCTCGGGGAACGTCGGGAGGACCGGGTGGTCGAGGGGCTGCCTGCCCCGCTCGGCGAGGCGGAGGTCCACGCCGGCGTCCTCGAGGCCGCCGCGGACGGCGGCTTCGAAGGCGGCCGGCGCGACCTGCGCGGTGCACGACGCCGTCGCCAGGACCCCGCCGGGCGCCAGCAGCGACGCCGCCCCCGCGTTGAGGCGGCGGTAGGCGCGGACCGCCCGCGCCCGCTGCGCCTTGCGCCGCGCGAGCGAGGGCGGATCGAGGATCACCAGGTCGAAGCGTTCCCCGGCGGCCGCCAGGTCGGGGAGGAGCGCGAAGACGTCCGCCTCCAACGCCCGGTGGCGGGCGGGATCCAGGTCGTTCGCGGCGACGTTGCGCTCGGCATCCCGCAGGGCGGGGCCGGCGACGTCGACCGTCCACGCCTCGCGGGCTCCCCCCGCGAGCGCCGCGACGCTGAACCCCCCGGCGTACCCGAACAGGTTCAGGACGCGCGCGCCCTCCGCGCGGTCGCGGATGCGGCGCCGGTGCTCGCGGTGGTCGAGGAACAGGCCGGTCTTCTGGCCCTCGCGGAGGTTCGCGAGGAAGCGCAGGCCGTGCTCGCGCACCGTCACCTCGGGTGGGGGCGCCTCGCCGGCCAGGACCTCGAGGTCGCCGTCCACGCGCCGCACGACGCCCTTGAGGCGCGCGGCGCGCAGCAGCGCCTTCGCGATGCGCGGCAGGCGCCCCTCGAGGGCGGCGGCGTGCAGCTCGACGACCGCGTGGCGGCCGTAGCGATCCGCCACGAGGCCGGGAAGGCCGTCCCCCTCCCCGAACACCAGCCGGTAGGCGGTGTGGCCCGCCTCGCGGAGCGGGGCGCGGGCCGCGACCGCCCGCTCGATCGCGGCCTCCCACCAGCGTTCGTGCGGGGGCACCCCCCACGTCACCAGCCGCACGCCGATCGCGCCCGACGCGTCGTAGAGCCCGAACGCCACCTCGGGCCCCGCCTCGACGCGCACGAGCTCGCCCCCCTGCAGGCCGTGGCGCGGGAGGGCGTCGCGGTAGATCCACGGGTGGCGGGAGGTGAGGACCGACGCGAACGCCGGCCCGAGGTGCAGCGTCGCGGCCGGGCCTTCGCTCACGCCACGCTCGCGAGCGCCTTCGCGCGCGCCAGGACGGCGTCCATCATGGCGGGCGTGAGCCGGCCCGTGTTCGTGTTCTGGAAGCTCGGGTGGTAGCCGTCCACCAGCACGTGCGCCGCGCCGCCGGGGTAGGCGGCCGGCAGGTCGTGCACCGCGCCGTGCGCGAACGGGTGGCGGGCCTTCACGACCGGCGCGCCGCGCGCGGCGAGGCGATCGAGGTAGGCGGCGTGCGCGAACGCCCCGAACGCCAGCACGACCCGCAGGTCGGGCAGGTGCGCGAGGTCGTCCTCCAGCCACGGCCGGCACGCCGCCGCCTCGGCCCGCGTGGGCTTGTTGCCCGGCGGGACGCACCGCACGGCGGCGGTGATCCACGTACGCCGCAGCTGCAGGCCGTCGTGCCGCCCCTCGCTGTCGGGGCGGTCGGCGAGGCCGGCGCGGTGCAGGGCGGGGAACAGGAAGGCGCCCGACGCGTCGCCGGTGAACTGGCGACCGGTCCGGTTGGACCCGTGCGCGCCCGGCGCCAACCCCAGGATCGCGAGGCGCGCGCCGCGGTCCCCGAACCCGGGCACCGGCGCACCCCAGTACGTCTCGTGCCGGTAGCTCGCGCGCTTGTCGCGCGCGACCGCCTCGCGGTGCGCGACGAGCCGCGGGCAGCGCCGGCAGGTGCGCAGGGCGTCGGGCAGGTGCTCGACGGTGCCGCCCCCGTCGACCGGGTCGCTCACGCCTCGCGCAGGGCGCGCTCGATGCGGTCCAACGCGTCGTCGACGATGCCGCGCGACGTCGCGAAGTTCAGGCGGGCGAAGCCCGCACCGGCCGGCCCGAACGACGCGCCGTCGTTCAGCGCCAGGCGGGCGCGGTCCCGCAGCAGGCCGGCGGGATCCTCGGCGAGCGGCGTGTCGCGAAAGTCGAGCCAGGCGAGGTACGTCGCCTCCGGCGCGTGGTGGCGGACGCCCGGCATCGCCGCGACGCGCGCCGCGACGTGATCGCGGTTGCCCTTCAGGTACGCCAGCGTGTCCTCGAACCAGGCGTCGGCGTCGCGCACGGCGGCGAGGGCGCCCCATTGCGACACCGCCGGCGCCGGCATCGCCACGCCGAACGCCGCGGCCTTGAAGCGCGCCAGGACGTCGGGGTCCTCCGCGATCGCGAAGCCGATCTTCAGGCCGGCGAGGTTGAACGCCTTCGTCGGCCCGATCAGCGTCACCGTCCGCTTCGCGATCTCGGGGGAGAGCGACGCGAAGGGGGTGTGCGTCGGCCCGAAGTTCAGGTCGGCGTGCAGTTCGTCGCTGACGACGAACAGGCGGTGATCCAGGACGCGGGACGCGAGCGTCTCGAGCTCGTTCACGTCGAACACCCGACCGGTCGGGTTGTGCGGGTGGCACAGCATCAACAACCGCGACGACGGCGTGATGGCGGCGTCCAGCGCGCCTTCGTCGAGGCGGTAGCCCTCCCCGTCGTCGCGCAGGTCGACCGACTGAAACGTCCGGCCCTGGTTCTCGGTCGCGAGGCGGAACGGCGGGTAGACCGGGGTGGGCGCGACGACGCCGTCGCCCTGCGCGGCGAACGCCTTCACGGCGGTGTAGAGGCCGGCGACGGTGCCGGGCGTGATCCAGATCGCCTCGGGGTCGACCGTCCAGCCCTGCCGTCGCGCGAGGCGGTCGGCGACCGCCTCGCGCAGCCCGGGAATGCCGGTCCATTCGGGGTAGCCGAACGTGTCGCCGTCGGCGAACGCCTTCAGGGCCTCGCGGATGGGGGTGGCGACGGGGAAGTCCATGTCGGCCACCCAGAGGGGGAGGACGTCGTCGTCGTACGCCCGCCACTTCAGGAGTGGCCGACGCCGAAGCCCGTCGGCGTCCAGCGCGTCGTAGGGATGCGTCATGGCCGGACGATAGCAGGCCCCCCGCCGCCCCGCCGCGGGGGCGCGCGGCGGCGTCCGGCAGCGGGTAGGGTCGGGGCATGCACCTGACGATCGCCGTGCCGGCGTGGGCGCGCAGCTGGCTGTCGGACCACACCGACATGCACCGCCGGGAGCGACCCGTCGACCCCGCCACCACGCCCGTCCTGGAGGTGGACCTGCCCGACGACGCGTACTACGAGTACGCCTTCCGCGACGCCGACGGCCGCGTCCGGGCGGACCCCGCACGGCCGGAGCGCGCGGAGAACTCCTGGTACGACGCGGTCACCGCGGTCCGCGGCCCCGCCTACGCCCCGCACCCGCTGGCCGCACCCGACGCGGAACCGACCGGGACCCTCCGCCGCCTCCGGGTGGACGCCGGAGCCACGGCGCCGCGCCGCGTGGCGCTGTACGAGCCGGCCGACCTGGCCGGCCCCGCCCCGCTCGTGGTGGCGCACGACGGCACCGCCTACCTGCGCGTCGCCCGCCTCCCCGCCGTCCTGGACGCGCTGATCGCGGCGGGCCGCGTGCCGCCGGTCCGCGTCGCGTTCCTCGACCCCCGGACGCCCGCCGTCCGCACCGAGGAGTACGGGTACGCCGACGCCTACCAGGAGGCCCTCGCCCAGTTCGTGCTACCCGCCCTCCGGCGCGAAGCGGAGGCGAACACGCTGTACGCGCTCGGAGCGTCGCTCGGGGGGCTCGCCTGGTTCGAGGCCGCCTGGCGCGACCCGGCGGCGTTCGCCGGACTGGCGCTGCAATCCCCCGCGTTCCTCGGGACGCCCCGCGACCGCCGCTTCCACGGCCTCGAGGCCAGCTGGCCGCTGGAGGTCCTCACCCGCCGTGATGGGCCGCTCCCGTGGCGCGTGTCGCAGGAGGTGGGGACGTTCGATTGGTTGCACGACGTCAACGCCCGCGCTGCGGACGCGTTCGCGGCGCGGGCCGCGGCGCACCGCTTCGCGGTGCGTTCGGCGGGGCACAACTGGACGTTCTGGCGCGACGGCCTCCCCGACGCGCTCACCTTCCTGCTGGCGCCCTGACGCCGCAGGGGCGTCGCGATCGGGCGGCGCGAGGCCGCGGTAGCATGACGTTCATGAGCGACTTCCGCATCGAACGCGACACGCTCGGCGAGGTGCGCGTCCCCGCCGACCGCTACTGGGGCGCGCAGACCCAACGTTCGCTCGGCAACTTCCCGATCGGGGGGCCGGAGCAACGCATGCCGATCGAGATCGTGCACGCCTTCGCGGTCCTGAAGAAGGCCGCGGCGCGCGTC
It encodes the following:
- a CDS encoding alpha/beta hydrolase-fold protein, with amino-acid sequence MHLTIAVPAWARSWLSDHTDMHRRERPVDPATTPVLEVDLPDDAYYEYAFRDADGRVRADPARPERAENSWYDAVTAVRGPAYAPHPLAAPDAEPTGTLRRLRVDAGATAPRRVALYEPADLAGPAPLVVAHDGTAYLRVARLPAVLDALIAAGRVPPVRVAFLDPRTPAVRTEEYGYADAYQEALAQFVLPALRREAEANTLYALGASLGGLAWFEAAWRDPAAFAGLALQSPAFLGTPRDRRFHGLEASWPLEVLTRRDGPLPWRVSQEVGTFDWLHDVNARAADAFAARAAAHRFAVRSAGHNWTFWRDGLPDALTFLLAP
- a CDS encoding alpha/beta fold hydrolase; this translates as MSDAPYEAVVPADGRRVGRALFVHGFAEHAGRYRPFAERLAAAGVETTLLDLPGHGRSPGPRGRIDDAEALVDRLAARLADLGRDGTPVAALGHSFGGALLLRAAQRPGHDTRIVAVTGPYLASALATPAWLLALVGAASRVAPGLRTRPVPSGTVSGVRDEVEAYDRDPLVDRGGVRLASLRELHALGPRVLADAARTRVPVVIVHGADDALAAVEGSRAFAAASGAAEVDLHVVPNGAHDLLHDVAATDVAARLLQAVRAAGVARPSGAAAPG
- a CDS encoding uracil-DNA glycosylase, producing the protein MSDPVDGGGTVEHLPDALRTCRRCPRLVAHREAVARDKRASYRHETYWGAPVPGFGDRGARLAILGLAPGAHGSNRTGRQFTGDASGAFLFPALHRAGLADRPDSEGRHDGLQLRRTWITAAVRCVPPGNKPTRAEAAACRPWLEDDLAHLPDLRVVLAFGAFAHAAYLDRLAARGAPVVKARHPFAHGAVHDLPAAYPGGAAHVLVDGYHPSFQNTNTGRLTPAMMDAVLARAKALASVA
- a CDS encoding PatB family C-S lyase, encoding MTHPYDALDADGLRRRPLLKWRAYDDDVLPLWVADMDFPVATPIREALKAFADGDTFGYPEWTGIPGLREAVADRLARRQGWTVDPEAIWITPGTVAGLYTAVKAFAAQGDGVVAPTPVYPPFRLATENQGRTFQSVDLRDDGEGYRLDEGALDAAITPSSRLLMLCHPHNPTGRVFDVNELETLASRVLDHRLFVVSDELHADLNFGPTHTPFASLSPEIAKRTVTLIGPTKAFNLAGLKIGFAIAEDPDVLARFKAAAFGVAMPAPAVSQWGALAAVRDADAWFEDTLAYLKGNRDHVAARVAAMPGVRHHAPEATYLAWLDFRDTPLAEDPAGLLRDRARLALNDGASFGPAGAGFARLNFATSRGIVDDALDRIERALREA
- a CDS encoding class I SAM-dependent rRNA methyltransferase — translated: MSEGPAATLHLGPAFASVLTSRHPWIYRDALPRHGLQGGELVRVEAGPEVAFGLYDASGAIGVRLVTWGVPPHERWWEAAIERAVAARAPLREAGHTAYRLVFGEGDGLPGLVADRYGRHAVVELHAAALEGRLPRIAKALLRAARLKGVVRRVDGDLEVLAGEAPPPEVTVREHGLRFLANLREGQKTGLFLDHREHRRRIRDRAEGARVLNLFGYAGGFSVAALAGGAREAWTVDVAGPALRDAERNVAANDLDPARHRALEADVFALLPDLAAAGERFDLVILDPPSLARRKAQRARAVRAYRRLNAGAASLLAPGGVLATASCTAQVAPAAFEAAVRGGLEDAGVDLRLAERGRQPLDHPVLPTFPEGRYLKCLVFEAPAP
- a CDS encoding phosphoribosylformylglycinamidine synthase subunit PurS translates to MSVRTRAHVTLAARAGAPDPDADAARAALRAVGADGVLDVAAGRIVVFDLAGAPEAVAGEVRRLADALVRDPELEVADVALEALDPDAPDALGAEGVQADGFETDGSEADGSQAEAPDGARPDGGAT
- a CDS encoding phosphoribosylaminoimidazolesuccinocarboxamide synthase; amino-acid sequence: MTFAAAPLDGVTLDRDAAEPRWRATYAPGDAAPAARLFGACDAAGVATAFGERDGDVLLGRAAASEAPHVLGAVVRNRAAGAFAARYGVEVGRDLDPRVVEWRLEVAALGRPLCNDATAVAIGAVDEHDLEGAWEASVAVNEALGPWLEARGLDLAELALRFARGEDGAWVVLGPFTPASLTLWDLDADEDATPVPRDVAAARILEDPA